A stretch of Brachyhypopomus gauderio isolate BG-103 chromosome 3, BGAUD_0.2, whole genome shotgun sequence DNA encodes these proteins:
- the pcgf5b gene encoding polycomb group RING finger protein 5-B isoform X3, whose protein sequence is MTTQRRHLVKEFNHFITCYVCKGYLIKPTTVTECLHTFCKSCIVQHFEDSNECPKCGIQVHETNPLEMLRLDNTLEEIIFKLVPGLREKEQQQEIEFWKRNKSKENEDGPLCKKAKVSEENSDVGDGDYHRGDPQIAICLDCLRSNGQMGENIVKGLMKKFIRCSTRVTVGTIKKFLSLKLKLPSSYELDVLCNGEIMGKDHTMEFIYMTRWRLRGENAYPMVLEYRPRIDFG, encoded by the exons ATGACCACGCAGAGGAGGCACTTGGTGAAGGAGTTCAACCACTTCATCACCTGTTACGTGTGTAAAGGATACCTGATCAAGCCCACCACTGTAACAGAGTGCCTGCATACCT TTTGTAAAAGTTGTATCGTCCAGCATTTTGAAGACAGCAATGAGTGTCCTAAATGCGGGATCCAAGTCCATGAAACAAATCCCCTGGAAATGTTAAG GTTGGACAACACTTTAGAAGAAATCATATTCAAGCTTGTGCCTGGTCTCCGAGAAA AGGAACAGCAACAGGAGATTGAATTCTGGAAAAGGAACAAGTCAAAAGAAAATG AAGATGGCCCCCTGTGTAAGAAGGCAAAGGTGTCTGAAGAGAACAGCGATGTAGGGGATGGCGACTACCACAGGGGCGACCCGCAGATAGCCATCTGCTTAGACTGCCTACGCAGCAATGGCCAGATGGGAGAGAACATTGTTAAG GGCTTAATGAAGAAATTTATCCGCTGCTCAACTCGAGTCACTGTCGGAACAATCAAGAAGTTCTTAAGTCTCAAGCTAAAGCTTCCAAGCTCTTATGAG CTAGATGTTCTATGCAATGGTGAGATCATGGGAAAAGATCACACCATGGAGTTCATCTACATGACAAGATGGAGGCTTCGTGGCGAAAAT GCCTACCCAATGGTACTTGAATATCGTCCCCGGATCGACTTTGGCTAA
- the pcgf5b gene encoding polycomb group RING finger protein 5-B isoform X1 encodes MTTQRRHLVKEFNHFITCYVCKGYLIKPTTVTECLHTFCKSCIVQHFEDSNECPKCGIQVHETNPLEMLRLDNTLEEIIFKLVPGLREKEQQQEIEFWKRNKSKENGEEDGPLCKKAKVSEENSDVGDGDYHRGDPQIAICLDCLRSNGQMGENIVKGLMKKFIRCSTRVTVGTIKKFLSLKLKLPSSYELDVLCNGEIMGKDHTMEFIYMTRWRLRGENAYPMVLEYRPRIDFG; translated from the exons ATGACCACGCAGAGGAGGCACTTGGTGAAGGAGTTCAACCACTTCATCACCTGTTACGTGTGTAAAGGATACCTGATCAAGCCCACCACTGTAACAGAGTGCCTGCATACCT TTTGTAAAAGTTGTATCGTCCAGCATTTTGAAGACAGCAATGAGTGTCCTAAATGCGGGATCCAAGTCCATGAAACAAATCCCCTGGAAATGTTAAG GTTGGACAACACTTTAGAAGAAATCATATTCAAGCTTGTGCCTGGTCTCCGAGAAA AGGAACAGCAACAGGAGATTGAATTCTGGAAAAGGAACAAGTCAAAAGAAAATGGTGAGG AAGATGGCCCCCTGTGTAAGAAGGCAAAGGTGTCTGAAGAGAACAGCGATGTAGGGGATGGCGACTACCACAGGGGCGACCCGCAGATAGCCATCTGCTTAGACTGCCTACGCAGCAATGGCCAGATGGGAGAGAACATTGTTAAG GGCTTAATGAAGAAATTTATCCGCTGCTCAACTCGAGTCACTGTCGGAACAATCAAGAAGTTCTTAAGTCTCAAGCTAAAGCTTCCAAGCTCTTATGAG CTAGATGTTCTATGCAATGGTGAGATCATGGGAAAAGATCACACCATGGAGTTCATCTACATGACAAGATGGAGGCTTCGTGGCGAAAAT GCCTACCCAATGGTACTTGAATATCGTCCCCGGATCGACTTTGGCTAA
- the pcgf5b gene encoding polycomb group RING finger protein 5-B isoform X2 codes for MTTQRRHLVKEFNHFITCYVCKGYLIKPTTVTECLHTFCKSCIVQHFEDSNECPKCGIQVHETNPLEMLRLDNTLEEIIFKLVPGLREKEQQQEIEFWKRNKSKENGEDGPLCKKAKVSEENSDVGDGDYHRGDPQIAICLDCLRSNGQMGENIVKGLMKKFIRCSTRVTVGTIKKFLSLKLKLPSSYELDVLCNGEIMGKDHTMEFIYMTRWRLRGENAYPMVLEYRPRIDFG; via the exons ATGACCACGCAGAGGAGGCACTTGGTGAAGGAGTTCAACCACTTCATCACCTGTTACGTGTGTAAAGGATACCTGATCAAGCCCACCACTGTAACAGAGTGCCTGCATACCT TTTGTAAAAGTTGTATCGTCCAGCATTTTGAAGACAGCAATGAGTGTCCTAAATGCGGGATCCAAGTCCATGAAACAAATCCCCTGGAAATGTTAAG GTTGGACAACACTTTAGAAGAAATCATATTCAAGCTTGTGCCTGGTCTCCGAGAAA AGGAACAGCAACAGGAGATTGAATTCTGGAAAAGGAACAAGTCAAAAGAAAATGGTGAGG ATGGCCCCCTGTGTAAGAAGGCAAAGGTGTCTGAAGAGAACAGCGATGTAGGGGATGGCGACTACCACAGGGGCGACCCGCAGATAGCCATCTGCTTAGACTGCCTACGCAGCAATGGCCAGATGGGAGAGAACATTGTTAAG GGCTTAATGAAGAAATTTATCCGCTGCTCAACTCGAGTCACTGTCGGAACAATCAAGAAGTTCTTAAGTCTCAAGCTAAAGCTTCCAAGCTCTTATGAG CTAGATGTTCTATGCAATGGTGAGATCATGGGAAAAGATCACACCATGGAGTTCATCTACATGACAAGATGGAGGCTTCGTGGCGAAAAT GCCTACCCAATGGTACTTGAATATCGTCCCCGGATCGACTTTGGCTAA
- the pcgf5b gene encoding polycomb group RING finger protein 5-B isoform X4: MTTQRRHLVKEFNHFITCYVCKGYLIKPTTVTECLHTFCKSCIVQHFEDSNECPKCGIQVHETNPLEMLRLDNTLEEIIFKLVPGLREKEQQQEIEFWKRNKSKENDGPLCKKAKVSEENSDVGDGDYHRGDPQIAICLDCLRSNGQMGENIVKGLMKKFIRCSTRVTVGTIKKFLSLKLKLPSSYELDVLCNGEIMGKDHTMEFIYMTRWRLRGENAYPMVLEYRPRIDFG, from the exons ATGACCACGCAGAGGAGGCACTTGGTGAAGGAGTTCAACCACTTCATCACCTGTTACGTGTGTAAAGGATACCTGATCAAGCCCACCACTGTAACAGAGTGCCTGCATACCT TTTGTAAAAGTTGTATCGTCCAGCATTTTGAAGACAGCAATGAGTGTCCTAAATGCGGGATCCAAGTCCATGAAACAAATCCCCTGGAAATGTTAAG GTTGGACAACACTTTAGAAGAAATCATATTCAAGCTTGTGCCTGGTCTCCGAGAAA AGGAACAGCAACAGGAGATTGAATTCTGGAAAAGGAACAAGTCAAAAGAAAATG ATGGCCCCCTGTGTAAGAAGGCAAAGGTGTCTGAAGAGAACAGCGATGTAGGGGATGGCGACTACCACAGGGGCGACCCGCAGATAGCCATCTGCTTAGACTGCCTACGCAGCAATGGCCAGATGGGAGAGAACATTGTTAAG GGCTTAATGAAGAAATTTATCCGCTGCTCAACTCGAGTCACTGTCGGAACAATCAAGAAGTTCTTAAGTCTCAAGCTAAAGCTTCCAAGCTCTTATGAG CTAGATGTTCTATGCAATGGTGAGATCATGGGAAAAGATCACACCATGGAGTTCATCTACATGACAAGATGGAGGCTTCGTGGCGAAAAT GCCTACCCAATGGTACTTGAATATCGTCCCCGGATCGACTTTGGCTAA